GCCGTCCAGCAGGCGCATCGGCATCGAGGGGCCCCATTTGGCCCAGAAATGCAGCAGGGCCGACGCGGACATGTTCAGGAAAAGATAGGCGCCCTCGGCCGCAACGCTATCCTGGAAACCGCGCAGTCCGCGCGCCACGCTGGCATGTTCCAGCAGGGGATGGACGCCCCGGCGCCGCGCTTCGCCGAACAACGCATCGGGCATGTGAAGCTGGGTGTCGATCGGGCCGCGGATCAGACTCTCGTAGCCATGAACCCGGCCTTGCGCCAGGTCGACCACGGGCTGAAAAAGGGGAGTCAGACGCCTCGCGCGCAGAATGTCGTCCAACAGCCCGGGCGGGGAGGGAGGCGCGTCCCGGCCGGCGGGCGGGACGGCGAGATGGTCAGACGCGTGCATGACTCGAGCATCGAATGAAGACCCGGTATGGTGAGGGCCGCATATTGCGGAACTGTGTCAATCTGTGACTCGCGCGCGGGCGATACACTAGCGGTTTGCGTCCGGCCTCAGCGGTTTGCGCCTGGCGCGGCATCCTTCGTTACACCGTCATGAATGTTTCCTCCCGCCGGCCTCTGGGCCGCGTCGTGCTTGCCTCCGGCAACGCCGGCAAGCTGCGCGAGTTCGCCGCGCTTTTCGATCCATTGGAGATTGAACTGATTCCGCAGGGCCAGCTCGGCGTCCCCGAGGCGCCCGAGCCCCATGGAACGTTTGTCGAGAATGCGCTGGAAAAAGCCCGTCATGCCAGCCGCCTGACCGGGCTGCCCGCGCTGGCCGACGATTCCGGGCTGTGCGTCGATGCGCTGGGCGGCGCCCCGGGGGTCTATTCGGCCCGCTACGCCAGCCTGAAGGGGGGCGAGAAATCGGACGCCGCGAACAATGCGCGCCTGATCGCCGAGCTGCGGGACCATGCAGACCGGCGCGCGTGCTACGTGGCCGTGCTGGTGCTGGTCCGGTCGGCCGACGATCCGCGCCCCCTGATCGGCGAAGGCGTGTGGGATGGCGAGATCGTGGACACGCCGCGCGGCGAGCACGGTTTCGGCTACGACCCGTATTTCCTGTTGCCGGATCTGGGCCGCACTGCCGCCGAACTGGCGCCAGCGGAGAAGAATGCCGTCAGCCATCGCGCCCGCGCCCTGCGCGAACTGCTGGCAAAACTGGACGGCGGGGCGCGCTGACGGCCTGGGCCGGGGTTCATCATGCCGATCACCATTCCTATCCGGCACGCCGCGGCCTCGGCGGTCCCGGCGCCGCGCGGCGCTTCCGGCCTGGCCAGCCTGCCGCCGCTGTCGCTCTATGTGCACGTGCCGTGGTGCGTGCGCAAGTGTCCGTACTGCGACTTCAATTCGCACGCCGCCGCCGGCGAAATTCCCGAACGGGCCTATCTTGACGCGCTGCGCGCCGATCTTGAACAGGCGCTGCCCGCCATCTGGGGGCGTCAGGTCTTCACGGTATTCATCGGCGGCGGTACGCCGAGCCTGCTGTCCGCAGCAGGCCTGGACGAGCTGCTCGCCATGCTGCGCGCCTACCTGAATCTGTGGCCGGACGCCGAGATCACGATGGAGGCCAATCCCGGCACCGCGGAAGCCGGCCGTTTCCGCGACTACGCCGCGAGCGGGGTGAACCGCTTGTCGCTCGGCATCCAGAGCTTCGACGATGCGCAGTTGCGCGCGCTGGGGCGGATCCACGACGCCGGCCAGGCCCGGCGCGCGATCGCCATGGCGCAGGCCGCCGTCCCGCGCGTCAACCTGGATCTGATGTTCGCCTTGCCCGGCCAGTCGCTGGAGGCGTGCGAGGCGGACGTGCGGGAAGCCTTGTCATACGGCACCGAGCATCTGTCGCTGTATCACCTGACGCTGGAGCCGAACACGGTCTTTGCCAAGTACCCGCCCGAGGTGCCCGATGACGACACGGCGGCGTCCATGCAGGACCGGGTAGAGGCGCTGGCCGCGGAAGCCGGCCTGCTGCGCTACGAAGTCTCGGCCTACGCACGCGCCGGCGCGCGCTGCCGCCACAACCTGAACTACTGGGAATTCGGCGACTACCTGGGCATCGGTCCTGGCGCCCACGGCAAGCTTTCGTTCCACGACCGCATCGTGCGCGAGGCGCGCACCCGCAACCCCGAGCGCTGGATGGCCGCGGCCCTGGCCCGGGACGGTTCGCACATTGCCGAATCGCGCCAGGTCGGCGCCGATGAGCTGCCTTTCGAATTCATGCTCAATGCGCTGCGCCTGAAGGACGGGGTTCCGGCGACGCATTTCGCCGAGCGCACGGGGCTGTCGCTGGCCACGATCGCGCACCAATTGGAGGCGGCGGTCAACAAGGGCCTGCTGGATCCGGACCCGACCCGGCTGCGCGCCACGCCCCAGGGTTGGGCGTTCCTGAACGACCTGCAAGCACTGTTTCTGCGCTGATGCACCAAGTTGGAACGGCGCAGCCCCAGAAAATGCACTATAACGGTGCGCAAGCGCGTATTCACCCTTCGGGATTCCCAGGGGAAAATGTGGCATGGATGTTGCTTCTAATGCCAGTGCCAGTCGAGTTGCAGCACTCGACCTTTATTCAACGGAGATGACATGGCAAGCCCACAAGAAGTCCTGAAACAGATTGCTGAGAACGAGGTCAAGTTCGTCGACTTCCGGTTCACCGATACCGCCGGCCGCGAGCACCACGTCTCGGTGCCGGCCCGCACGGTCGATGAAGACAAGTTCGAAAGCGGCCATGCTTTCGACGGTTCGTCGATCCCTGGCTGGAAGGGCATCGAAGCGTCCGACATGCTGCTGATTCCCGACGCCGACACCGCCCGTATCGATCCGTTCATGGAAGAGACGACGCTGGTCATCACCTGCGACGTCGTCGAACCCTCGGACATGAAGGGCTATTCCCGCGATCCCCGTTCGCTCGCCAAGCGCGCCGAGGCCTATCTGAAGTCCTCCGGTATCGGCGACACCGCCTACTTCGGTCCGGAGCCCGAATTCTTCGTGTTCGACGGCGTGACGTGGAACACCGACATGTCGGGCACCTTCGTGAAGATCAAGTCGGAAGAGGCCCCCTGGTCCACCGGCACGGAATTCGAAGGCGGCAACATGGGCCACCGCCCCCTGATCAAGGGCGGGTACTTCCCCGTGCCGCCGGTCGATTCCTTCCAGGACATGCGTTCGGAAATGTGCCTGCTGCTGGAGCAGCAGGGCGTGCCCGTCGAAGTGCACCACCATGAGGTGGCCGCCCCGGGCCAGCTCGAGATCGGCACCCAGTTCAGCACGCTGGTCAAGCGCGCCGACTGGAACCAGATCATGAAGTACGTGATCCGCAACGTGGCGCATGCCTACGGCAAGACGGCGACCTTCATGCCCAAGCCCGTGGTCGGCGACAACGGTTCCGGCATGCACGTGCACCAGTCGATCTGGAAGGACGGCCAGAACCTGTTCGCGGGCAACGGCTACGCCGGCCTGTCGGAGTTCGCGCTGTACTACATCGGCGGCATCATCAAGCACGCCCGCGCCCTGAACGCCATCACCAACCCCGGCACGAACTCGTACAAGCGCCTGGTGCCGCACTTCGAGGCGCCGGTCAAGCTGGCGTACTCGGCGCGCAACCGCTCGGCGTCGATCCGCATTCCGTACGTCGGCAACCCCAAGGCCCGCCGTATCGAGACCCGCTTCCCGGATCCCCTGGCCAACCCGTACCTGTGTTTCTCGGCCCTGATGATGGCCGGCCTGGACGGCGTGCAGAACAAGATCCATCCGGGCGACCCGGCCGACAAGAACCTGTACGACCTGCCGCCGGAAGAGGACGCCAAGATCCCGACCGTCTGCGCGTCGCTCGAGCAGGCCCTGGAAGCGCTGGACAAGGATCGCGAGTTCCTGACCCGCGGCGGCGTCTTCACCGACGACATGCTCGATGGCTACCTGGCCCTGAAGGAGCAGGAAGTGCAGCGTCTGCGCATGACGACGCACCCGGTCGAGTTCGACATGTATTACAGCCTGTGATTCACGGCTGATTTCCCGGGTGCAGCGGGGGCTTGCCGGCGGTGAAGGAAGCTTTGCTTCCTTTGCGCCGGCGGGTCCCACGGGCGGACCGGGTTGCCGGTCCGCCTACCAACCGCCCCGGGTGACAACGATGAATGTGGATGCCTTCGATCTGCTCGCGACAGCGGTTCTACTGGTCAACGAGCAGGGGTTTGTCGTACATGCCAACGCGGCGGCCGAAGATTTGTTCAGCCGGTCGCGCCGCCAGTTGATGGGGCAGGCGGCCGCTGGCTTGTTCGACGACCGCGAGGCGCTGCAGTCTTCCATCGACCAGGCCAACGCCGGCAACTTCGCCGACGCCCGCCAGCTCGCTTCGCTGCGGCGGGGCGCGGAATCGGTCAGCGTGGCAGTCACCACCGTCGCGCTGATGGGCCAGGAATGGCCGGTTCTGATCGAAGCCCGCGAAATCGAGCAGCGCGTGCTGGCCGATCGCAATCACCGTCTGTTCGACGAGATCGAAACCCATCGGCAATTGCTGCGCAATCTGGCCCACGAGGTCAAGAATCCGCTCGGCGGACTGCGCGGAGCGGCCCAACTGCTGGAAGGCGAGCTGCCTGACCCGGCGCTGGCCGAATACACCCAGGTCATCATTTCGGAGGCCGATCGCCTGCAGGCGCTGGTCGACCGCCTGATCGGACCGCAGCGCGTGCCGCTGCACGCGCGACCGGTCAATATCCATGAAATCTGCGAACGCGTCGGCGCGCTGATCCAGGCCGAATTCCGCGACGCCGTAGCGATCG
The sequence above is a segment of the Bordetella genomosp. 9 genome. Coding sequences within it:
- the rdgB gene encoding RdgB/HAM1 family non-canonical purine NTP pyrophosphatase; its protein translation is MNVSSRRPLGRVVLASGNAGKLREFAALFDPLEIELIPQGQLGVPEAPEPHGTFVENALEKARHASRLTGLPALADDSGLCVDALGGAPGVYSARYASLKGGEKSDAANNARLIAELRDHADRRACYVAVLVLVRSADDPRPLIGEGVWDGEIVDTPRGEHGFGYDPYFLLPDLGRTAAELAPAEKNAVSHRARALRELLAKLDGGAR
- the glnA gene encoding type I glutamate--ammonia ligase encodes the protein MASPQEVLKQIAENEVKFVDFRFTDTAGREHHVSVPARTVDEDKFESGHAFDGSSIPGWKGIEASDMLLIPDADTARIDPFMEETTLVITCDVVEPSDMKGYSRDPRSLAKRAEAYLKSSGIGDTAYFGPEPEFFVFDGVTWNTDMSGTFVKIKSEEAPWSTGTEFEGGNMGHRPLIKGGYFPVPPVDSFQDMRSEMCLLLEQQGVPVEVHHHEVAAPGQLEIGTQFSTLVKRADWNQIMKYVIRNVAHAYGKTATFMPKPVVGDNGSGMHVHQSIWKDGQNLFAGNGYAGLSEFALYYIGGIIKHARALNAITNPGTNSYKRLVPHFEAPVKLAYSARNRSASIRIPYVGNPKARRIETRFPDPLANPYLCFSALMMAGLDGVQNKIHPGDPADKNLYDLPPEEDAKIPTVCASLEQALEALDKDREFLTRGGVFTDDMLDGYLALKEQEVQRLRMTTHPVEFDMYYSL
- the hemW gene encoding radical SAM family heme chaperone HemW; translated protein: MPITIPIRHAAASAVPAPRGASGLASLPPLSLYVHVPWCVRKCPYCDFNSHAAAGEIPERAYLDALRADLEQALPAIWGRQVFTVFIGGGTPSLLSAAGLDELLAMLRAYLNLWPDAEITMEANPGTAEAGRFRDYAASGVNRLSLGIQSFDDAQLRALGRIHDAGQARRAIAMAQAAVPRVNLDLMFALPGQSLEACEADVREALSYGTEHLSLYHLTLEPNTVFAKYPPEVPDDDTAASMQDRVEALAAEAGLLRYEVSAYARAGARCRHNLNYWEFGDYLGIGPGAHGKLSFHDRIVREARTRNPERWMAAALARDGSHIAESRQVGADELPFEFMLNALRLKDGVPATHFAERTGLSLATIAHQLEAAVNKGLLDPDPTRLRATPQGWAFLNDLQALFLR
- the glnL gene encoding nitrogen regulation protein NR(II), translating into MNVDAFDLLATAVLLVNEQGFVVHANAAAEDLFSRSRRQLMGQAAAGLFDDREALQSSIDQANAGNFADARQLASLRRGAESVSVAVTTVALMGQEWPVLIEAREIEQRVLADRNHRLFDEIETHRQLLRNLAHEVKNPLGGLRGAAQLLEGELPDPALAEYTQVIISEADRLQALVDRLIGPQRVPLHARPVNIHEICERVGALIQAEFRDAVAIVRDYDASMPDLQGDAARLMQAVLNVARNAAQELSMQGAGEDVPPPQIVLRTRVARRVMLAHRQHRLAAVLSIIDNGPGVPEHIRDRIFHPLVTARPGGTGLGLSLAQDFVQQHGGIIEFESRPRHTEFRLVLPMDTA